A stretch of the Neptunomonas phycophila genome encodes the following:
- a CDS encoding acyltransferase — translation MKLVKCYAIGLHLLYFKIVGLFPSRIMRNFLYLPFMGSGVFFNIFFGGVILRSPWKIKLGRGSVVGEKVQLDCRRGLVIGNHVNISSEVQIWTLHHDPQSSTFKAIGKEVVIEDYVWLGARSIILPGVRVGKGAVVGAGSVVARDVEPYSIVVGNPAKKVKSRNENLTYKLECNIPFI, via the coding sequence GTGAAACTTGTTAAGTGTTATGCGATAGGCTTGCATCTTTTGTATTTTAAAATAGTTGGGTTATTTCCTTCTCGTATAATGAGAAATTTTTTATATCTTCCTTTTATGGGCTCTGGAGTTTTCTTTAATATTTTTTTTGGAGGAGTTATTTTAAGGTCTCCTTGGAAGATTAAATTAGGACGAGGAAGTGTAGTAGGTGAAAAAGTTCAACTAGACTGCCGACGAGGGCTTGTTATTGGTAATCACGTCAATATAAGTAGTGAGGTTCAGATCTGGACATTACATCATGACCCTCAAAGTTCTACGTTTAAAGCAATTGGGAAAGAAGTTGTAATCGAAGATTACGTTTGGCTGGGGGCTCGCTCGATAATACTACCGGGAGTGCGAGTTGGAAAGGGCGCTGTGGTTGGCGCTGGCTCCGTTGTAGCGAGAGATGTAGAGCCATATTCAATAGTTGTTGGTAATCCGGCTAAAAAAGTTAAATCTAGGAATGAAAACCTGACTTACAAGCTTGAATGCAATATCCCATTTATATAA
- a CDS encoding undecaprenyl-phosphate glucose phosphotransferase codes for MNIKTSPRLPVSSSMARNKRLLKNHETFAFWVQLGADIGVVFFSLYLLTLFKTGEFNPHYRFLMVITGLSMCGIYVSRGIYRQASTHAKNVMRITVAWFVCLCAVMLVGFVTKTTELFSRQVILLWAPLALFLQIANHVAIGMGIKRYKETYGKHLKALVIGDGTTAVHLIQSLNGNRWLPDKVVGVVRGDGGLPDLSVAANLSVPVLGHIAGIRPLIREHKIKRIYIALPMEESEQIQGLHIDLLDMNVDVIWAPDISAMRLLNHSVREVAGTPIISLNESPLTSSRVSMALKAIMDRSIAAIALLCLSPLFIAIAVAVKRSSPGPVFFKQDRTGFDGTVFKVWKFRSMKLHQDAEVVQQAGKEDPRITKVGKFIRRTSIDELPQLFNVLDGSMSLVGPRPHAVSHNNYYSDKINAYLARHRIKPGITGLAQISGYRGETETLDKMEKRVEFDLVYINNWSLAFDFKILFKTPLSLMSKDIY; via the coding sequence GTGAATATAAAGACCTCACCGCGATTGCCTGTCTCCTCTTCTATGGCACGTAATAAACGTTTACTTAAAAACCACGAAACCTTCGCTTTTTGGGTGCAGCTGGGCGCTGATATTGGCGTAGTTTTTTTCTCACTGTACCTTCTGACACTCTTCAAGACCGGAGAGTTCAATCCGCATTACCGTTTTTTGATGGTAATTACGGGGCTGTCGATGTGCGGCATATACGTAAGCCGCGGTATTTACCGCCAAGCCTCTACCCATGCTAAAAATGTAATGCGTATAACGGTGGCCTGGTTTGTGTGTTTATGCGCCGTTATGCTGGTGGGCTTTGTGACCAAAACCACCGAGCTATTCTCCCGCCAAGTTATTTTGCTATGGGCGCCGTTAGCGCTGTTTTTACAAATAGCCAACCATGTGGCCATTGGTATGGGCATAAAACGCTATAAAGAAACCTACGGCAAACACTTAAAAGCATTGGTGATAGGTGATGGCACAACCGCCGTGCACCTTATCCAAAGTTTGAATGGTAACCGCTGGCTGCCAGACAAGGTGGTTGGGGTTGTACGCGGTGATGGTGGCTTGCCAGATTTATCTGTGGCGGCAAATTTATCGGTCCCAGTATTAGGCCATATCGCAGGCATACGCCCGTTAATACGCGAACATAAAATTAAGCGCATTTACATCGCGTTGCCCATGGAAGAGAGCGAGCAAATACAAGGCCTACATATCGATTTGCTAGACATGAACGTAGATGTGATTTGGGCGCCCGATATATCCGCTATGCGTTTGCTAAACCACTCCGTTAGGGAGGTGGCGGGCACGCCTATTATCTCGTTAAACGAAAGCCCGTTAACCTCATCGCGCGTGTCCATGGCGTTAAAAGCCATAATGGATCGCAGTATAGCGGCTATCGCATTGCTCTGTTTGTCTCCATTGTTTATTGCAATAGCAGTGGCTGTTAAGCGATCTTCCCCTGGGCCAGTTTTCTTTAAGCAAGACCGCACAGGTTTTGATGGCACGGTATTTAAAGTTTGGAAATTCCGCAGTATGAAATTGCATCAAGATGCAGAAGTGGTGCAGCAAGCCGGTAAAGAAGACCCGCGCATTACCAAAGTGGGTAAGTTTATACGACGTACATCTATCGATGAGTTGCCGCAGTTATTTAACGTATTGGATGGCAGCATGTCTCTAGTAGGGCCAAGGCCGCATGCGGTATCTCATAATAATTATTACAGCGACAAAATTAATGCGTATTTAGCGCGCCATCGTATTAAGCCGGGAATTACTGGGCTAGCTCAAATCAGTGGTTACCGTGGAGAGACAGAAACGTTGGATAAGATGGAAAAACGAGTAGAGTTTGATTTAGTGTATATAAATAATTGGTCCTTAGCTTTTGATTTTAAAATTCTATTTAAAACACCTCTTTCTCTCATGTCAAAGGATATATATTAA
- a CDS encoding sulfotransferase family protein, with translation MSEICPIFIFSLPRSGSTLLQRMISLDSNVFTSPETWYFLNYLSFTNDKNIYSLFSSAHSRVANTEFINKEIGAEEFSLIQKKHLLDVMERAGKGKAFFLEKTPRNYFVIDEIFKCFGDDAKYIFLWRNPLEVASSMIDTWGGGEWNLYSFENDLIYGTKELVRSYKNNQQRALSVSYQDIIQDYEGTSLKISDYLGVDLTVFEKQAVISNKIQGSMGDPTGQNKEFISSKKREEMLLSFSGMLRKKAFKRMLTKIENEVAWMGYPLEDIFHELAEAPSASFSMCGKDLYRMVYGAAYMRLQPFVLKDFLFKRRGALR, from the coding sequence ATGAGTGAAATATGTCCAATATTCATATTCTCATTGCCTAGGTCTGGATCTACCTTGTTGCAGAGAATGATTTCTCTTGATTCTAATGTTTTTACTTCTCCTGAAACATGGTATTTTTTGAATTACTTATCATTTACTAATGATAAAAACATTTACAGTCTTTTTAGCAGTGCCCATTCAAGAGTAGCAAATACAGAATTTATAAATAAAGAAATTGGTGCTGAAGAATTTTCGTTGATTCAGAAAAAGCATCTTTTAGATGTAATGGAGCGAGCTGGTAAAGGTAAAGCGTTTTTTTTAGAGAAAACTCCTAGAAATTATTTTGTAATTGATGAGATATTCAAATGTTTCGGTGATGATGCGAAATATATTTTTTTATGGCGTAATCCTTTGGAGGTAGCGTCTTCTATGATCGATACATGGGGAGGAGGGGAGTGGAACCTCTATTCCTTTGAAAATGATTTGATTTACGGTACCAAAGAATTGGTTCGTAGTTATAAGAATAATCAGCAAAGAGCATTGAGTGTTAGTTATCAAGATATTATTCAGGATTATGAGGGGACGTCTCTTAAAATATCTGATTACTTGGGTGTGGACTTAACAGTATTTGAAAAGCAGGCTGTAATTAGCAATAAAATACAAGGTAGCATGGGTGATCCAACCGGACAGAATAAAGAATTTATTTCATCAAAGAAAAGAGAGGAAATGTTACTTTCTTTTTCTGGAATGCTAAGAAAGAAAGCATTTAAGAGAATGTTGACAAAGATTGAAAATGAAGTGGCATGGATGGGGTATCCGCTTGAGGATATCTTTCATGAACTAGCAGAAGCTCCTAGTGCTAGTTTTTCTATGTGTGGGAAGGATTTATACAGAATGGTTTATGGTGCTGCCTACATGAGACTTCAGCCGTTTGTATTAAAAGATTTTTTGTTTAAACGGAGAGGTGCTTTAAGGTGA
- a CDS encoding O-antigen ligase family protein: MESSPYFKTSAPASADQPLFWGFLALLVWAPMPLGSNRVWSISILTASALALLLGWLWLYARNRVQLTPTSKRAWPIMALLVIANGWLGVQLSPVGFTLSAADTAQEFLQGWGLIALFVLALVLLSSQQRIRWTIYVVVASGVFQAIYGSLMTLSGTEFTFLIPKDAYKGVATGTFINRNHLAGYLVICLSLGIGMMIASLKSTPSGTWRNRLRRWITALLGAKARLRIALVIMVIGLVLTHSRMGNSSFFIAMMFTGVVALVLGRKASRSTIILLASLLVIDIFIVGTFFGVEKVVDRLENTSSHRETRDEVDQYSISLLNNHLLDGSGAGTFYTSFPEYRGHDIRIFYDHAHNDYIEFLSERGVIGMIPLLLVILATYIAAFWAQWKRRNPLMRGLSFGCIMSMTAMALHATVDFNLQIPANAATFMLVLALGWISLFHKKEKGDT; encoded by the coding sequence ATGGAAAGTTCTCCGTACTTTAAAACTTCTGCACCTGCATCTGCCGATCAGCCGCTTTTTTGGGGCTTTTTAGCATTATTAGTGTGGGCTCCAATGCCACTTGGTAGCAACCGCGTATGGTCTATTTCGATACTCACAGCCAGTGCCTTAGCATTGTTATTAGGCTGGCTTTGGCTGTATGCCCGAAACCGAGTGCAACTTACCCCAACAAGCAAACGCGCTTGGCCTATTATGGCTTTATTAGTAATCGCTAATGGTTGGCTGGGAGTGCAGTTAAGTCCGGTAGGCTTTACCTTATCGGCTGCCGATACCGCACAAGAGTTTTTACAAGGCTGGGGGCTTATTGCTCTGTTTGTACTAGCTTTGGTGCTCTTATCTAGCCAGCAGCGCATACGCTGGACTATCTATGTGGTGGTCGCTAGCGGTGTTTTCCAAGCCATTTACGGCAGCTTAATGACCTTAAGCGGCACTGAGTTCACCTTTTTGATACCCAAAGATGCTTACAAAGGCGTAGCCACCGGCACCTTTATTAACCGCAACCATTTAGCCGGTTACTTGGTGATTTGCCTATCGTTAGGTATAGGCATGATGATCGCTTCTTTAAAAAGCACGCCTTCCGGCACCTGGCGCAACCGCTTGCGCCGTTGGATAACTGCCTTGCTGGGTGCTAAAGCACGCTTACGGATTGCCTTGGTTATTATGGTGATCGGCTTAGTACTAACCCATTCACGCATGGGTAACTCCTCGTTTTTTATCGCGATGATGTTCACGGGTGTGGTGGCACTAGTTTTAGGCCGTAAAGCGAGCCGGTCTACCATCATTTTATTGGCTAGCTTATTAGTCATTGATATTTTTATTGTGGGCACTTTTTTTGGCGTCGAGAAAGTTGTAGACCGTTTAGAAAACACCTCTTCACACCGCGAAACCCGCGATGAAGTTGACCAATACAGTATTAGCTTACTCAATAATCATTTATTAGATGGCTCCGGTGCTGGTACGTTTTATACCAGCTTCCCTGAATACCGCGGACATGATATCCGCATTTTTTACGACCACGCACACAACGATTATATAGAGTTTTTATCCGAGCGCGGTGTCATTGGGATGATCCCACTCTTGCTGGTGATATTAGCGACTTATATCGCGGCTTTTTGGGCGCAATGGAAACGGCGCAACCCATTAATGCGGGGGTTATCGTTTGGTTGCATTATGTCAATGACGGCTATGGCCTTACATGCCACGGTTGATTTTAACCTCCAGATTCCAGCTAATGCGGCCACTTTTATGCTGGTATTGGCGCTGGGGTGGATCTCGCTGTTTCATAAAAAAGAGAAAGGCGACACATAG
- a CDS encoding PEP-CTERM sorting domain-containing protein, whose translation MNRTATRALLSTMLVGLASTASADIINVTQNPAVTTPVVSYIGDADGWPTPFQAGSTVSAQTLFNSTDAIRVAEMFDLTAIDSVADEAYGSTDTFSWHAVWYDPLGTIVDNNLIEIAWTDILSWQASGQEAFTVWTDTYVTDTYGPLESGMWTVATYTEGNLSNVAAFDVPEPSSLLLMSLGLLAVGGYRVKQRKA comes from the coding sequence ATGAATCGCACAGCAACGCGCGCATTGCTATCAACCATGTTGGTAGGTCTGGCAAGCACTGCCTCGGCAGACATTATCAACGTGACACAAAACCCCGCGGTAACCACGCCAGTTGTTAGTTATATTGGTGACGCTGACGGGTGGCCAACTCCGTTTCAAGCTGGCTCGACTGTCTCAGCTCAAACATTATTCAACAGCACAGATGCTATCCGTGTTGCCGAAATGTTTGATCTAACAGCAATCGACTCGGTAGCGGACGAAGCTTACGGTTCTACAGATACCTTCTCATGGCATGCCGTTTGGTATGACCCACTAGGAACGATTGTTGACAACAACCTCATCGAGATTGCGTGGACAGACATTCTTAGTTGGCAAGCAAGTGGCCAAGAAGCGTTTACCGTTTGGACAGATACCTATGTAACTGATACTTACGGCCCGCTCGAAAGTGGTATGTGGACGGTAGCAACTTACACAGAAGGTAACTTATCAAATGTAGCTGCATTTGATGTACCAGAGCCTTCTTCTTTGTTGTTAATGTCTTTGGGTTTGTTAGCCGTGGGAGGCTATCGGGTTAAGCAGCGTAAAGCGTAA